A window of the Rhodoferax sp. GW822-FHT02A01 genome harbors these coding sequences:
- a CDS encoding methyl-accepting chemotaxis protein — MNLKIGARLSIGFGALIVMMLVMVAVGLMRFSEVNTVNSRIIEKDWVKAEAANVINATTRANARYTMELLISDPVHVARIKQSIEANKQVINAALDTLTQLVQLPEGKALLETLVQRRKAYVASFSKVAAQVDAGDKDAAIVTMTSETLPALDALQEPIVALTELQKKIVTNSSTEVRERIQSATVLLLLLGASGLLAGSLFAWFTTRSITRPIYEAVHIARTVAAGDLTCEEQAYSKDECGQLLQSLQDMNNSLIHIVNQVRNGTESMAIATHEIADGNTDLSSRTEEQASALEQTAASMEELASTVKQNFESGRHANQLAESAAQVAAKGGTVVGQVVQTMEAINTSSRKISDIIGVIDGIAFQTNILALNAAVEAARAGDQGRGFAVVASEVRSLAGRSATAAKEIKSLITSSVGNVSEGCKLVEQAGSTMDEIVVHVRRVADLMGEITAASRDQTSGIEQVNQAIGQMDTVTQQNAALVEEAAAAAQSLEHQARTLVQSVSVFKLGARAATALPLHLPRLLRA; from the coding sequence ATGAATCTGAAGATTGGAGCGCGCCTGTCCATCGGCTTTGGCGCCTTGATCGTGATGATGCTTGTGATGGTGGCGGTGGGACTCATGCGCTTTTCTGAGGTCAACACGGTCAACAGCCGCATCATCGAAAAGGACTGGGTCAAGGCCGAAGCGGCCAACGTGATCAATGCAACTACGCGTGCCAATGCACGCTACACCATGGAGCTGCTGATTTCCGACCCGGTGCATGTCGCCCGGATCAAGCAATCCATCGAAGCCAACAAGCAGGTCATCAACGCAGCACTGGACACACTCACGCAACTGGTCCAGCTCCCCGAAGGCAAGGCTTTGCTGGAAACGCTGGTGCAGCGCCGCAAGGCCTACGTGGCCTCCTTTTCCAAGGTTGCCGCCCAGGTGGACGCCGGTGACAAGGATGCGGCCATCGTCACCATGACCAGCGAAACCCTGCCGGCCCTGGATGCGTTGCAGGAGCCCATCGTGGCCCTGACGGAGCTGCAGAAGAAGATCGTGACCAACAGCAGCACCGAGGTGCGTGAGCGCATCCAGTCGGCCACTGTGTTGCTGCTGCTCCTGGGCGCCTCGGGCTTGCTGGCAGGCAGCCTGTTTGCGTGGTTCACCACACGGTCCATCACGCGCCCCATCTACGAGGCGGTACACATTGCGCGCACAGTGGCGGCCGGCGACCTGACCTGCGAGGAACAGGCCTACTCCAAGGATGAGTGCGGGCAGTTGCTGCAGTCCCTGCAGGACATGAACAACAGCCTGATTCACATCGTCAACCAGGTGCGCAACGGCACCGAGTCCATGGCCATCGCCACCCATGAGATTGCCGATGGCAATACCGATCTGTCATCACGCACGGAAGAGCAGGCCAGCGCACTGGAGCAGACGGCCGCATCCATGGAAGAGCTGGCCTCCACGGTCAAACAGAACTTCGAATCCGGCAGGCACGCCAATCAGCTGGCCGAGTCGGCGGCGCAGGTGGCCGCCAAGGGTGGTACCGTGGTGGGCCAGGTGGTGCAGACCATGGAGGCCATCAATACCTCCTCCCGCAAGATATCCGACATCATCGGTGTGATTGATGGCATTGCCTTTCAGACCAACATCCTGGCCCTCAATGCTGCGGTGGAAGCGGCACGCGCCGGTGATCAGGGCCGTGGCTTTGCGGTCGTGGCATCGGAAGTGCGCTCGCTTGCCGGTCGCAGCGCCACCGCTGCCAAGGAGATCAAGAGCCTGATCACCAGTTCGGTTGGCAATGTCAGCGAGGGATGCAAGCTGGTCGAGCAGGCTGGCAGCACCATGGACGAGATCGTGGTGCATGTGCGGCGCGTGGCGGACCTGATGGGCGAGATCACGGCCGCCAGCCGCGATCAGACTTCCGGTATCGAACAGGTCAATCAGGCCATAGGCCAGATGGACACCGTCACGCAGCAGAACGCTGCGCTGGTGGAAGAGGCCGCCGCAGCGGCACAGTCATTGGAGCACCAGGCCCGCACGCTGGTGCAATCGGTGAGCGTATTCAAGCTCGGTGCACGCGCAGCCACTGCGTTGCCGCTGCACCTGCCGCGCCTGCTGCGGGCCTGA
- a CDS encoding type IV pili methyl-accepting chemotaxis transducer N-terminal domain-containing protein, with protein MAMQRRHSLSTKLVTIGSVLLIIALLSIGLTLWVTWQLEGGAAAVNEAGRMRMQIWRLNSTAQSKHSEKAVADLVNEFSRSLALLKAGDPARPLFMPLNDEVGARFRDVQSHWATNRSIWMGENPPDVEQSLAATSETVAAVDKLVTAIEQQLSRLTAILNLFQFVMMALAIAGAVIMLYTGYLYVINPLESLQQALRSIQSGNFAARVEVDTDDEFGQVASGFNGMAAELQGLYEGLETQVKVKTQHIEAQRARLESLYEISAFSASAASIEELSRGFAKRVRAVVGADAVAVRWSDEANQRYLMLASDCFPHEMLEAERSLLAGACACGNLKPDARTRVIPIVEHEASPMRACARAGYVNIVSVPVRLQQRLLGEIDLFFRSSVELSSEEKDLLDALASHLASGLESLRAAALEREAAVGEERALLARELHDSIAQSLSFLKIQVQLLRNASRNAQQEKVQTALDELDTGLRESINDVRELLVHFRTRTNTGDVEAALQETLQKFKHQTGMTTHFQVSGQGIPLPADVQVQVLHVVQEALSNVRKHAQATQVYLDVTKGEEWRFVVRDDGRGFGPEIRDRQSTHVGMKIMQERASRIGATVQVRSELGQGTTVQLTLPAHPVSGANAGGLSLDAEELASIQMATE; from the coding sequence ATGGCCATGCAAAGACGGCATTCGCTCTCCACCAAACTGGTCACCATCGGGTCGGTGCTGCTGATCATTGCGCTGTTGTCCATCGGCCTGACGCTGTGGGTCACCTGGCAGCTGGAAGGGGGGGCTGCGGCGGTCAACGAGGCAGGCCGCATGCGCATGCAGATCTGGCGCCTCAACAGCACGGCACAGTCCAAACATTCCGAAAAGGCGGTGGCGGACCTGGTCAATGAATTCAGTCGCAGCCTGGCCCTGCTCAAGGCCGGTGATCCAGCTCGGCCGCTGTTCATGCCCCTCAACGACGAGGTGGGCGCGCGCTTTCGCGATGTCCAGTCGCACTGGGCGACCAACCGCAGCATCTGGATGGGGGAGAACCCGCCCGATGTAGAGCAGTCCTTGGCGGCAACCTCCGAGACGGTGGCGGCAGTCGACAAGCTGGTGACCGCCATCGAGCAGCAGCTCTCGCGGTTGACGGCCATTCTCAATTTGTTCCAGTTCGTCATGATGGCGCTGGCGATTGCTGGCGCGGTCATCATGCTCTACACCGGGTACCTTTACGTCATCAATCCGCTGGAGAGTCTGCAGCAGGCCTTGCGCAGCATCCAGTCCGGTAACTTTGCCGCACGTGTGGAGGTGGATACCGATGATGAGTTTGGCCAGGTGGCCAGCGGCTTCAATGGCATGGCCGCCGAACTGCAAGGCTTGTACGAGGGGCTGGAGACCCAGGTCAAGGTCAAGACGCAGCACATCGAGGCACAGCGTGCACGGCTGGAATCGCTCTATGAGATCAGCGCGTTTTCGGCCAGCGCTGCCAGCATCGAAGAGCTGTCGCGCGGCTTTGCCAAGCGCGTACGTGCGGTGGTGGGTGCGGACGCAGTGGCGGTGCGCTGGTCGGATGAGGCCAACCAGCGCTACCTGATGCTGGCATCGGACTGCTTTCCGCACGAAATGCTGGAGGCCGAACGCAGCTTGCTGGCAGGCGCCTGCGCCTGTGGCAACCTGAAGCCGGATGCGCGTACCCGCGTCATCCCCATTGTCGAGCACGAGGCCTCCCCCATGCGTGCCTGCGCGCGTGCGGGGTACGTAAACATCGTCAGCGTCCCGGTGCGGCTGCAGCAGCGCTTGCTGGGAGAAATCGACCTGTTCTTTCGCAGCAGTGTGGAGCTGAGTTCGGAAGAGAAGGACCTGCTGGACGCCTTGGCCAGCCATCTGGCCAGCGGTCTGGAGAGTTTGCGGGCAGCGGCGCTGGAGCGTGAGGCTGCGGTCGGTGAAGAGCGCGCACTGCTGGCCCGCGAGCTGCACGACTCCATTGCCCAGTCACTATCATTCCTCAAGATCCAGGTGCAGCTGTTGCGCAATGCCTCGCGCAATGCGCAGCAGGAGAAGGTGCAGACAGCACTGGATGAACTGGACACCGGTCTGCGCGAGAGCATCAACGACGTGCGTGAGCTGCTGGTGCATTTCCGCACCCGTACCAATACCGGCGACGTGGAAGCGGCGCTGCAGGAGACCCTGCAAAAGTTCAAGCACCAGACCGGAATGACCACCCACTTCCAGGTCAGCGGCCAGGGCATACCGCTGCCGGCGGACGTGCAGGTCCAGGTGCTGCACGTGGTGCAGGAGGCATTGTCGAATGTGCGCAAGCATGCCCAGGCCACACAGGTGTATCTGGATGTCACCAAGGGAGAAGAGTGGCGGTTTGTGGTGCGCGACGATGGCCGCGGCTTCGGTCCAGAGATCCGCGACCGTCAGAGCACCCACGTGGGCATGAAGATCATGCAGGAGCGTGCCAGCCGCATCGGGGCCACCGTGCAGGTGCGGTCCGAACTGGGGCAAGGCACGACGGTGCAGCTGACCTTGCCGGCCCATCCCGTATCTGGCGCCAACGCGGGCGGCCTGTCGCTGGATGCAGAGGAGCTTGCATCCATCCAGATGGCCACCGAATAG
- a CDS encoding DUF3079 domain-containing protein, which produces MPVKKRFPDNPANPDRLCWGCDRYCAADNMLCGNGSDRTQHPVELFGPGWREWGHDYQDEEPSTDNTDHEPHQTAGHR; this is translated from the coding sequence ATGCCGGTCAAAAAACGTTTTCCTGACAACCCCGCCAATCCCGATCGCCTGTGCTGGGGCTGTGACCGCTACTGTGCAGCGGACAACATGCTGTGCGGCAACGGCTCGGATCGGACGCAGCATCCGGTGGAACTGTTCGGGCCCGGTTGGCGGGAATGGGGCCATGATTATCAGGATGAAGAACCGAGCACCGACAATACCGACCATGAACCCCATCAAACTGCTGGTCATCGATGA
- a CDS encoding response regulator transcription factor, which produces MNPIKLLVIDDHTLFRRGLVALLSQDGRFRLAGQAGDMGEALRCCTDVPDVILLDNHLPGVRGIDGIPALKDAYAGVRILMLTVSENEEDLAAAMLAGADGYLLKTVETEQLCDSIEKVLAGECVISPDMMTKFVTAFRSKAPAPESAASTPALQPQPLAEDVTLESLSAREREILVLIARGDSNKGIARALDIAETTVKVHVQHIFRKLNLSSRVQVAIYAAARGWG; this is translated from the coding sequence ATGAACCCCATCAAACTGCTGGTCATCGATGACCACACGCTTTTCCGGCGCGGACTGGTAGCGCTGCTGTCGCAGGACGGGCGCTTCCGCCTGGCCGGTCAGGCCGGTGACATGGGCGAGGCGCTGCGTTGCTGCACCGACGTGCCCGATGTCATCCTGCTGGATAACCATCTGCCGGGTGTGCGCGGCATCGATGGCATCCCGGCACTCAAGGACGCCTATGCCGGCGTGCGCATCCTGATGCTCACCGTGAGCGAGAACGAGGAAGACCTGGCCGCTGCCATGCTGGCCGGTGCCGACGGCTATCTGCTCAAGACCGTGGAGACCGAACAGCTCTGCGACTCCATCGAGAAGGTGCTGGCCGGTGAATGCGTCATCAGCCCGGACATGATGACCAAGTTCGTTACGGCCTTTCGCTCCAAGGCCCCTGCTCCCGAGAGCGCGGCCAGCACGCCAGCCTTGCAGCCGCAGCCCTTGGCAGAGGACGTCACCCTGGAGTCGCTGTCGGCACGCGAGCGCGAGATCCTAGTGCTGATCGCACGCGGCGACAGTAACAAGGGCATTGCCCGTGCACTCGACATTGCCGAGACCACGGTCAAGGTGCATGTGCAGCACATTTTTCGCAAGCTCAATCTGAGCTCACGGGTCCAGGTGGCGATATACGCAGCGGCACGCGGTTGGGGTTGA
- a CDS encoding nitrate/nitrite transporter: MATEIRNAKRAWSVLIVSTLSFTVCFMVWMMFGVIGIPIKKMLDLNSTQFGLLMATPVLTGSLIRVPLGIWTDRFGGRIVMATLMAITVPAIWMMGYATAYWHFLTIGLFVGLAGGSFSVGTPYVARWFPKNRQGTAMGIYGAGNSGSAVNKFIAPVLLVAFGWTMVPQVYAAIMLGTLILFWLFSYSDPSHLVPHTLTFSDQLKALKDPKVVKYCQYYSIVFGGYVALALWMVQYYVGEFGLDIRVAALLAACFSLPGGVLRAFGGVLSDKYGAHSVTWWVLWVSWICLFLLSYPQTDFSIATVNGLKTFHIGLNVYLFTALMFILGIAFAFGKASVFKYISDDYSHNIGTISGIVGLAGGLGGFVLPILFGALMDLTGIRSSAFMLMYGVVWVSLIWMYRTEVRGSEVMGKNDRSLPAHT, encoded by the coding sequence ATGGCTACGGAAATCAGAAACGCAAAACGTGCATGGTCGGTGTTGATCGTCAGCACGCTGTCGTTCACGGTCTGCTTCATGGTCTGGATGATGTTCGGCGTCATCGGCATTCCGATCAAGAAGATGCTGGACCTCAACTCCACCCAGTTCGGCTTGTTGATGGCCACGCCGGTGCTCACTGGTTCGCTGATCCGCGTGCCCCTGGGCATCTGGACCGACCGTTTTGGCGGACGCATCGTCATGGCCACGCTGATGGCCATCACCGTGCCTGCGATCTGGATGATGGGCTACGCCACGGCCTACTGGCACTTTCTGACCATTGGCCTGTTTGTCGGCTTGGCGGGGGGGTCCTTCTCGGTGGGTACACCTTATGTGGCGCGCTGGTTCCCCAAGAACCGTCAGGGCACGGCCATGGGCATTTACGGTGCCGGCAATTCCGGCTCGGCGGTCAACAAGTTCATTGCACCGGTGCTGCTGGTGGCCTTTGGCTGGACCATGGTGCCGCAGGTCTATGCGGCCATCATGCTGGGCACATTGATTTTGTTCTGGCTGTTCAGCTACAGCGACCCCAGCCACCTGGTGCCCCACACACTGACGTTCAGTGACCAGCTCAAGGCGCTGAAGGACCCCAAGGTGGTCAAGTACTGCCAGTACTACAGCATCGTGTTCGGCGGCTACGTGGCGCTGGCCCTGTGGATGGTGCAGTACTACGTGGGCGAGTTCGGTCTGGACATTCGCGTGGCCGCCTTGCTGGCTGCCTGCTTCTCGCTGCCCGGTGGCGTGCTGCGCGCCTTTGGCGGTGTGCTGTCTGACAAGTACGGTGCCCACAGTGTGACTTGGTGGGTGCTGTGGGTGAGCTGGATCTGCCTGTTCCTGCTGAGCTATCCGCAGACCGATTTCAGCATCGCCACCGTCAACGGCCTGAAGACCTTCCACATCGGCCTCAACGTCTACCTGTTCACCGCGCTGATGTTCATCCTGGGCATCGCCTTTGCCTTCGGCAAGGCCAGCGTCTTCAAGTACATCAGCGACGACTACTCCCACAACATCGGCACCATCAGCGGCATCGTCGGCCTGGCCGGTGGCTTGGGTGGCTTTGTGTTGCCCATTCTGTTCGGTGCGCTGATGGACCTCACCGGCATCCGCTCCAGCGCCTTCATGCTGATGTATGGCGTGGTCTGGGTCTCGCTGATCTGGATGTACCGCACCGAAGTGCGTGGCAGCGAAGTCATGGGCAAGAACGACCGCTCCCTGCCAGCCCACACCTGA
- a CDS encoding antiporter, which translates to MTTQAHTGADIADWRPEDEQFWESTGKKIAYRNLWLSVPALLCGFAIWGMWGIITVQMLNLGFPFTQPELFSLTAIAGLAGATMRIPASFLIRVAGGRNTIFLTTAMLLAPALGTGLVLQHKEWPLWAFQLMALWSGVGGGNFASSMSNISTFFPKRLQGTALGLNAGLGNFGVTTMQIVIPLVMTLSIFGGMGGDSMVLVKDSGWIFGKIAAGTPTWIQNAGFAWLLSLVPLSVLCFFGMNNLKTVTPDAGGTIAAFIKIIWLYTLSFVPAGLGLYLYLPAPTGLGVLNMWIAMPLIVVSTLMVMRLAAFGAMKDNIAKQFAIFRNKHTWSLTLLYIVTFGSFIGFSMALPLSITVIFGISHVPDAAGVMQHTLKNPHAPSALTYAWIGPFVGALVRPVGGWISDKVGGSIVTQAISAVMVLASVAVGYVMLLAYGSATPEQYFMPFMALFIVLFTASGIGNGSTFRTIGVIFDRTQAGPVLGWTSAIAAYGAFIAPVVIGAQIKAGTPQIAMYGFAVFYALCLVLNWWFYLRADSEFKNP; encoded by the coding sequence ATGACAACCCAAGCACATACCGGCGCAGACATCGCCGACTGGCGCCCCGAAGACGAACAATTCTGGGAGTCCACGGGCAAGAAGATCGCCTACCGCAACCTCTGGCTCTCGGTGCCGGCCCTGCTGTGCGGCTTCGCCATCTGGGGCATGTGGGGCATCATCACCGTGCAGATGCTCAACCTGGGCTTTCCGTTCACCCAGCCTGAGCTGTTCTCGCTCACGGCCATCGCCGGGCTGGCTGGCGCCACCATGCGCATTCCGGCGTCCTTCCTGATCCGCGTGGCCGGTGGCCGCAACACCATCTTCCTCACCACCGCCATGTTGCTCGCGCCTGCGCTGGGCACCGGCCTGGTGTTGCAGCACAAGGAGTGGCCGCTCTGGGCCTTCCAGCTGATGGCGCTGTGGTCGGGCGTGGGCGGCGGCAACTTTGCCAGCTCCATGTCCAACATCAGCACCTTCTTCCCCAAGCGCCTGCAGGGCACGGCACTGGGGCTGAATGCCGGCCTGGGCAACTTTGGCGTGACCACCATGCAGATCGTCATTCCGCTGGTGATGACGCTGAGCATCTTCGGCGGCATGGGCGGTGACTCCATGGTGCTGGTGAAGGACAGTGGCTGGATCTTCGGCAAGATTGCCGCCGGTACGCCCACCTGGATACAGAACGCCGGCTTTGCCTGGCTGCTGTCGTTGGTGCCGCTGTCGGTGCTGTGCTTCTTCGGCATGAACAACCTCAAGACGGTCACACCCGATGCGGGCGGAACGATTGCGGCCTTCATCAAGATCATCTGGCTCTACACCCTGTCGTTTGTTCCCGCTGGCTTGGGCCTGTACCTGTACCTGCCCGCACCCACGGGCCTTGGCGTGCTCAACATGTGGATCGCCATGCCGCTGATCGTGGTCAGCACGCTGATGGTGATGAGACTGGCCGCCTTCGGCGCCATGAAGGACAACATCGCCAAGCAGTTTGCTATTTTTCGCAACAAGCACACATGGTCGCTCACGCTGCTCTACATCGTGACCTTCGGCTCCTTCATCGGCTTCTCCATGGCGCTGCCGCTGTCCATCACCGTGATCTTCGGTATCAGCCACGTGCCCGATGCCGCCGGCGTGATGCAGCACACCCTGAAGAACCCGCATGCACCGTCTGCACTGACCTATGCCTGGATCGGCCCGTTCGTGGGCGCGCTGGTGCGGCCTGTGGGCGGCTGGATTTCCGACAAGGTGGGCGGCTCCATCGTGACGCAGGCCATCTCTGCAGTGATGGTGTTGGCATCGGTGGCGGTGGGCTATGTGATGTTGCTGGCTTACGGTTCGGCCACACCTGAGCAGTACTTCATGCCGTTCATGGCGCTGTTCATCGTGCTGTTCACGGCCAGCGGCATCGGCAATGGTTCGACCTTCCGCACCATCGGTGTGATCTTTGACCGCACCCAGGCGGGCCCGGTACTGGGCTGGACCTCGGCCATTGCCGCATACGGTGCCTTCATTGCGCCGGTGGTGATCGGTGCGCAGATCAAGGCCGGTACGCCACAGATTGCCATGTACGGCTTTGCGGTGTTCTATGCGCTGTGCCTGGTACTCAACTGGTGGTTCTATCTGCGGGCGGATTCGGAGTTCAAGAATCCATGA